Proteins found in one Maridesulfovibrio sp. genomic segment:
- the rpe gene encoding ribulose-phosphate 3-epimerase, whose translation MSAKETIISPSLLSCDFSRLADELKALEEAGLKWAHLDVMDGKFVPNITFGPPVIKSMRKECNLFFDCHLMIEQPERYIDEFCDAGADLLCIHAESTVHLERAVAAIAERGVKPAIALNPATPLESIKYLIPQLHMVLIMSVNPGFGGQKYIPFCTQKVRDLRAMIDEMGAETLIQLDGGVTMDNCRELVEAGADVLVSGSAFFKYPPYAERHKLFLETCAG comes from the coding sequence ATGTCCGCCAAAGAAACCATCATCTCCCCATCCCTGCTCTCATGTGATTTCAGCCGTCTTGCCGATGAGCTGAAAGCATTGGAAGAAGCAGGACTCAAATGGGCGCACCTTGATGTAATGGACGGTAAATTCGTACCGAATATAACTTTCGGACCTCCGGTAATTAAATCCATGCGCAAGGAGTGCAATCTGTTCTTCGATTGCCATCTGATGATTGAGCAGCCGGAGCGTTACATTGATGAATTCTGCGATGCCGGGGCAGATCTGCTCTGTATCCATGCGGAATCAACCGTGCATCTTGAACGCGCTGTAGCCGCCATTGCCGAACGCGGAGTAAAACCCGCAATCGCCTTGAATCCGGCAACACCTCTGGAATCAATCAAATACCTGATTCCGCAATTGCACATGGTGCTGATCATGTCCGTAAACCCCGGTTTCGGAGGACAGAAGTACATCCCCTTCTGCACTCAGAAAGTTCGGGACCTGCGGGCTATGATTGATGAAATGGGCGCAGAAACCCTCATTCAGCTGGATGGCGGTGTAACAATGGACAACTGCCGGGAGCTGGTAGAAGCTGGAGCAGATGTGCTTGTTTCAGGTTCTGCTTTCTTCAAGTATCCACCTTACGCGGAACGTCACAAGCTCTTTCTTGAAACCTGTGCAGGT